From a region of the Ardenticatena maritima genome:
- a CDS encoding S1 RNA-binding domain-containing protein, with protein sequence MSEHIEPQAPEVVETPTETTEERPTAEVEETTVAEAETPESTSEPTSDQEATSEKPKKRRRRRKPRKQQREITVHMDELTPGMELKGIVRSTQDYGAFVDIGAETDGLVHISELKDGFVEKVEDVVSEGDEVTVWVKEIDLERKRISLTMIDPNAPRESQREADDGKLRLRDLEEGQEFTGIVTSIVDFGAFVDIGAETDGLVHISELSEERVNRVEDVVEVGQEVKVRIIGIDRKRKRISLSMREPREAIEYTFDDESDDQPVSLFALALARAQERAKKKRKKKQADEENPLDDIIRRTIEQMKADQ encoded by the coding sequence ATGAGCGAGCACATTGAACCGCAGGCTCCGGAGGTGGTGGAAACACCCACGGAGACCACGGAAGAACGCCCGACCGCCGAAGTTGAAGAAACGACCGTAGCCGAAGCCGAAACCCCCGAAAGCACCAGCGAGCCCACTTCCGACCAAGAGGCCACGAGCGAAAAGCCCAAGAAACGCCGCCGACGCCGCAAACCGCGCAAGCAGCAGCGCGAAATTACGGTGCACATGGATGAATTGACCCCCGGCATGGAACTCAAAGGCATCGTGCGCAGCACGCAGGATTACGGCGCGTTTGTGGATATCGGCGCGGAAACCGACGGTCTGGTGCACATCTCGGAACTCAAAGACGGCTTCGTCGAAAAGGTGGAAGACGTGGTCTCCGAAGGTGATGAAGTCACCGTCTGGGTCAAAGAAATTGATCTGGAACGCAAACGCATCAGCCTGACGATGATTGACCCCAACGCGCCGCGCGAATCCCAACGCGAAGCCGACGACGGCAAACTGCGCTTGCGCGACCTCGAAGAGGGGCAGGAATTCACGGGAATCGTCACCAGCATCGTTGATTTCGGCGCCTTTGTGGACATCGGTGCGGAAACCGACGGTCTGGTGCACATCTCGGAATTGAGCGAGGAGCGTGTGAACCGCGTTGAAGACGTGGTCGAAGTCGGGCAAGAAGTGAAAGTGCGCATCATCGGGATTGACCGCAAGCGCAAACGCATCAGCCTGAGCATGCGCGAACCGCGCGAAGCCATTGAGTACACCTTTGACGATGAAAGCGACGACCAGCCTGTCTCGCTCTTCGCGCTGGCGCTGGCACGCGCTCAGGAACGCGCCAAGAAGAAGCGCAAGAAGAAACAAGCCGACGAAGAAAACCCGCTGGACGATATCATTCGCCGCACCATCGAGCAGATGAAAGCCGATCAATAA